A single Natrinema pellirubrum DSM 15624 DNA region contains:
- the leuS gene encoding leucine--tRNA ligase — protein MSDAGYDHATVERRWQEAWDEADVYRTPDDVEDPTYVLGMYPYPSGKLHMGHVRNYTITDAYARFRRMQGDDVLHPMGWDAFGLPAENAAKERDTNPRDWTIDCIETMTDQMESMGFGYDWDREITTCTPDYYQWNQWLFSRFYEEDLVERRDAEVNWCPHCETVLADEQVEGEAELCWRCDTPVEQRELEQWFLRITEYADDLLEAIDDLEGWPNSVRQMQRNWIGRQYGAEVDFAIEGHGSVTAFTTRIDTIHGATFFALAPDHPISEELAEENEEIRRFIDEEADPDGDEPNGVETGLTATNPATGEEIPVYVADFVLSDVGTGALMAVPAHDERDHAFAEKNDIEIRPVIAPEPDDDEEPEAPDIADEAFTEDGVLIESGEYSGLESETARERLTADIEGAAEATQYQLRDWGISRQRYWGTPIPVVHCDDCGPVMVPEADLPVELPEFINTTGNPLDAAEEWKQTTCPDCGGEATRETDTMDTFVDSSWYFLRYVSPDLEDAPFDLERANDWMPVDQYVGGIEHAVMHLLYSRFFTKVLADHEGLEHREPFTNLLAQGMVQLEGEKMSKSKGNVVSPQRIVEEYGADTARLFMMQAAQPERDFDWSEEGVQSTYAFLERLQGMVEDYVADEPDGDDDAIASYVDAEIDATVAIATAEYDDLTFNKALRETQDLVRTLRQYVDYTEPHAETYERGLSAVVRLLAPVAPHIAEELHETLGNDGFVAEAEWPTAEIDRDRVEKRRQLVENTREDIRDIVEVAGIEDPTGIEVVVAPDWKYDALEIAIESDADNLIGELMSESHIREQGDAAADYGQDLQVEREALSMTLGPDEEHAALESAAWLIEREFDAPVDVVHAVDADEGTLANAEPGRPAIEIDD, from the coding sequence ATGAGCGACGCGGGATACGACCACGCGACGGTCGAACGGCGCTGGCAAGAGGCGTGGGACGAGGCGGACGTCTACCGGACGCCCGACGACGTCGAGGATCCGACGTACGTCCTCGGGATGTATCCGTACCCGTCGGGCAAACTCCACATGGGCCACGTCCGCAACTACACGATCACGGACGCGTACGCTCGCTTCCGACGAATGCAGGGCGACGACGTCCTCCATCCGATGGGGTGGGACGCGTTCGGCCTCCCCGCGGAGAACGCGGCCAAAGAGCGCGATACGAACCCGCGCGACTGGACCATCGACTGCATCGAGACGATGACCGACCAGATGGAGTCGATGGGCTTTGGCTACGACTGGGATCGGGAGATCACCACCTGCACGCCCGACTACTACCAGTGGAACCAGTGGCTCTTCTCCCGGTTCTACGAGGAGGATCTGGTCGAGCGCCGCGACGCCGAGGTCAACTGGTGTCCCCACTGCGAGACCGTCCTGGCCGACGAACAGGTCGAGGGCGAGGCCGAACTCTGCTGGCGCTGCGATACGCCGGTCGAGCAGCGCGAACTCGAGCAGTGGTTCCTGCGCATCACGGAGTACGCCGACGACCTGCTCGAGGCGATCGACGACCTCGAGGGGTGGCCCAACTCGGTTCGACAGATGCAGCGCAACTGGATCGGCCGCCAGTACGGGGCGGAGGTCGACTTCGCCATCGAAGGGCACGGTTCGGTGACCGCCTTCACCACCCGCATCGACACCATCCACGGCGCGACCTTCTTCGCGCTCGCACCAGACCACCCGATCAGCGAGGAACTGGCGGAGGAGAACGAGGAGATCCGCCGGTTCATCGATGAGGAGGCCGACCCCGACGGCGACGAACCCAACGGCGTCGAGACGGGACTGACCGCGACGAACCCCGCCACCGGCGAGGAGATCCCCGTCTACGTCGCCGACTTCGTCCTCTCGGACGTCGGGACGGGTGCGCTGATGGCGGTGCCGGCCCACGACGAGCGCGACCACGCCTTCGCCGAGAAGAACGACATCGAGATCCGCCCGGTCATCGCGCCCGAACCGGACGACGACGAAGAGCCCGAGGCCCCCGACATCGCGGACGAGGCGTTCACCGAGGACGGCGTCCTGATCGAGTCCGGCGAATACAGCGGCCTCGAGAGCGAGACCGCTCGCGAGCGACTCACTGCGGACATCGAGGGCGCCGCGGAGGCCACACAGTATCAACTGCGTGACTGGGGGATCTCCCGCCAGCGCTACTGGGGGACGCCGATCCCGGTCGTCCACTGCGACGACTGCGGCCCGGTCATGGTCCCCGAGGCGGACCTGCCCGTCGAACTGCCCGAGTTCATCAACACGACCGGCAACCCACTGGACGCCGCCGAGGAGTGGAAGCAGACGACCTGTCCCGACTGCGGCGGCGAAGCGACCCGCGAGACGGACACGATGGACACCTTCGTCGACTCCTCGTGGTACTTCCTGCGCTATGTCTCGCCGGACTTAGAGGACGCCCCCTTCGACCTCGAGCGGGCCAACGACTGGATGCCCGTCGACCAGTACGTCGGCGGCATCGAACACGCCGTGATGCACCTGCTGTACTCGCGCTTTTTCACCAAGGTGCTGGCCGACCACGAGGGACTCGAGCATCGCGAGCCCTTCACCAATCTGCTGGCACAGGGGATGGTCCAACTCGAGGGCGAGAAGATGTCCAAGTCCAAGGGCAACGTCGTCTCACCCCAGCGGATCGTCGAGGAGTACGGTGCCGACACCGCGCGGCTGTTCATGATGCAGGCCGCCCAGCCCGAGCGCGACTTCGACTGGAGCGAAGAGGGCGTCCAGTCGACCTACGCCTTCCTCGAGCGCCTGCAGGGGATGGTCGAAGACTACGTCGCCGACGAGCCTGACGGCGACGACGACGCGATCGCGAGTTACGTCGACGCGGAGATCGACGCTACGGTCGCCATCGCCACGGCAGAGTACGACGACCTGACGTTCAACAAGGCGTTGCGTGAAACGCAGGATCTCGTGCGAACGCTGCGCCAGTACGTCGATTACACCGAGCCCCACGCCGAGACCTACGAGCGCGGGCTGTCGGCCGTGGTCCGCTTGCTTGCGCCGGTCGCACCCCACATCGCCGAAGAACTCCACGAGACGCTCGGCAACGACGGGTTCGTCGCCGAGGCCGAGTGGCCGACCGCCGAGATCGACCGCGACCGGGTCGAAAAGCGCCGGCAGTTGGTCGAGAACACCCGCGAGGACATCCGCGACATCGTCGAGGTCGCCGGGATCGAGGACCCGACGGGGATCGAGGTCGTCGTCGCCCCCGACTGGAAGTACGACGCCCTCGAGATCGCGATCGAGAGCGACGCCGACAACCTGATCGGCGAACTCATGAGCGAGTCCCACATCCGCGAGCAGGGCGACGCCGCGGCCGATTACGGCCAGGACCTGCAGGTCGAACGGGAAGCGCTCTCGATGACGCTGGGCCCCGACGAGGAACACGCGGCACTGGAGTCGGCGGCGTGGCTGATCGAACGCGAATTCGACGCCCCCGTCGACGTCGTCCACGCCGTCGACGCCGACGAGGGCACCCTCGCTAACGCCGAACCCGGACGACCGGCGATCGAGATCGACGACTGA
- a CDS encoding efflux RND transporter permease subunit: MTRVGHWIDEAIAQSTALIVSRPRTIVIVFLLLTAFFAAGIPLVETETDLRERYSDGLDVKETQDDVEADFQGSFTAEDETTRLVHDGTDVLTREELLHVLRLLERIDDRPTLRMESADGPATMVAQALEPGADTPTEQRRAVERATETEIRQAVREVGSRRSFSRLVSEDFNRDGASASASITVISHDVPSAFDDEDMDGILTTIDTMAADEPADIRAFGSGIVDSELEDVISDSFVMVMPVVVTLLLGFLAVAYRDPFDLLLGLIALLMTMIWTFGFLGYAGIPFGQEMIIVPVLLLAVGVDFGIHIINRYREEKIRGDETVPAMRTATRQLSAAFFIVTATAVFGFGANVFAELEPMREMGLVASAGIIFTFVIFSGCLPAMKLQADRFRDRHDVREFNSTPIASEESLLGRLLAVSATVGKRAPLLMVVLLVFFGAGIGAYGTGVETTFEEEDFLPPEEEAWYVDSIPEPFAPGEYTATETLNLLEGRFAADQDQSITMYVEGPFEEDHALEALAAPDDDPPETLAVGPNGRAESRSIVSVIQSRADADPEFAALVARNDRDGNGIPDRNLDRIYDELFASPAGPAAERYLTPDRRAAQVEYTIESDATIDDIAADGADHADSFRYTATATGTPLIYNAITNSLFESSIQGMVLAIVFSAVFLVIVYGVLEGKPWIGLINVFPIMIAVSCLLGTMRLLDMPLNAVTGLLLSFAIGLGVDYAVHFMHRFVDEYTAHPETVSALTTTLSSTGGALTGSMLTTSIGTGALMLAITPVLGDFGLLIALSVFYSFAASIVALPPALVLWDRGVTSDATGTARLKALLGA; this comes from the coding sequence ATGACTAGGGTCGGACACTGGATCGACGAGGCGATCGCGCAATCGACCGCCCTCATCGTTTCCCGCCCGCGTACGATCGTTATCGTGTTCCTACTCCTGACCGCGTTTTTCGCCGCTGGAATCCCGTTGGTCGAAACGGAGACCGATCTCCGCGAGCGCTACTCCGACGGCCTCGACGTCAAAGAAACACAAGACGACGTCGAAGCGGACTTTCAGGGATCGTTCACGGCTGAGGATGAGACGACGCGACTCGTCCACGACGGGACCGATGTCCTCACACGGGAGGAACTCCTCCACGTTCTCCGCCTGCTCGAGCGAATCGATGATCGGCCGACGCTCAGAATGGAGTCCGCGGACGGCCCCGCGACGATGGTCGCGCAGGCGCTCGAGCCCGGAGCGGACACGCCGACCGAACAGCGCCGGGCCGTCGAACGGGCGACGGAGACCGAAATTCGGCAGGCGGTCCGAGAGGTCGGCTCGAGGCGGTCGTTCTCGAGGCTGGTCTCGGAGGACTTCAACCGCGATGGGGCGTCGGCATCGGCGTCGATTACGGTGATCTCCCACGACGTGCCATCCGCGTTCGACGATGAGGACATGGACGGCATCCTGACGACGATCGATACGATGGCGGCCGACGAGCCGGCCGATATCCGCGCGTTCGGTAGCGGTATCGTTGACTCCGAACTCGAAGACGTCATCAGCGATTCGTTCGTGATGGTCATGCCCGTCGTCGTGACGCTGCTTTTGGGTTTCCTCGCCGTCGCCTATCGAGACCCGTTCGATCTGTTACTCGGCCTGATCGCGTTGCTGATGACGATGATCTGGACGTTCGGGTTCCTCGGCTACGCCGGGATACCGTTCGGACAGGAGATGATCATTGTTCCCGTCCTGTTGTTGGCCGTCGGCGTCGACTTCGGGATCCACATTATCAACCGCTATCGCGAGGAAAAGATCCGGGGCGACGAGACGGTCCCCGCGATGCGTACCGCGACCCGCCAGCTCTCGGCCGCCTTTTTCATCGTGACCGCCACCGCGGTCTTCGGCTTCGGAGCGAACGTCTTCGCCGAACTCGAGCCGATGCGGGAGATGGGCCTTGTGGCTTCCGCCGGAATCATCTTTACGTTCGTCATCTTCAGCGGATGCTTGCCCGCGATGAAGTTGCAAGCCGACCGCTTTCGGGACCGACACGACGTCCGGGAGTTCAACTCGACCCCGATCGCCTCCGAGGAATCCTTGCTCGGTCGGCTGCTGGCTGTTTCCGCGACCGTCGGAAAGCGGGCTCCGCTCCTCATGGTCGTTCTCCTCGTGTTCTTCGGGGCCGGAATAGGTGCGTACGGCACCGGCGTCGAAACCACGTTCGAGGAGGAGGATTTCCTCCCGCCCGAAGAGGAAGCGTGGTACGTCGATTCCATCCCGGAGCCGTTCGCCCCGGGCGAGTACACTGCCACGGAGACGCTCAACCTGCTTGAAGGGCGGTTCGCGGCCGATCAGGATCAGTCGATAACGATGTACGTCGAGGGACCGTTCGAGGAAGACCACGCGCTCGAGGCACTGGCGGCCCCTGACGATGATCCACCGGAGACGCTCGCCGTCGGGCCGAACGGACGGGCGGAATCACGGAGCATCGTCTCCGTGATTCAGTCCCGTGCCGACGCGGACCCCGAGTTCGCTGCGCTCGTCGCCCGTAACGACCGAGACGGGAACGGCATTCCCGACCGCAACCTCGACCGGATCTACGACGAGTTGTTCGCGTCGCCGGCAGGGCCAGCGGCGGAGCGGTACCTGACTCCCGACCGGCGAGCGGCCCAAGTCGAGTACACCATCGAATCGGACGCCACGATCGACGATATCGCAGCGGACGGAGCCGACCACGCCGATTCCTTCCGCTACACCGCAACTGCGACGGGCACGCCCCTCATTTACAACGCGATCACCAACAGCCTGTTCGAATCATCGATCCAGGGGATGGTGCTTGCTATCGTGTTCTCGGCGGTCTTTCTCGTGATCGTGTACGGCGTTCTCGAGGGGAAACCGTGGATCGGACTCATCAACGTGTTTCCGATCATGATCGCCGTGTCGTGTCTTCTCGGTACGATGCGGCTGCTCGATATGCCGCTCAATGCCGTCACGGGGCTACTCCTGTCGTTCGCTATCGGTCTCGGCGTCGATTACGCTGTCCACTTCATGCATCGCTTCGTCGACGAGTATACTGCACACCCGGAGACGGTATCGGCGCTTACGACGACGCTGTCGAGTACCGGCGGTGCGCTCACCGGCAGTATGCTCACGACATCGATCGGAACGGGGGCGCTGATGCTCGCGATTACGCCCGTGCTCGGTGACTTCGGGCTCCTGATCGCGTTGAGCGTGTTCTACTCGTTTGCTGCATCCATCGTTGCCCTGCCGCCTGCATTGGTTCTCTGGGATCGGGGTGTCACGTCCGACGCGACCGGCACCGCGCGGCTCAAAGCACTACTTGGGGCCTAA
- a CDS encoding TrkH family potassium uptake protein has translation MRTTVAPIGRDLGWMLRVFGGLVLVSILVPLVWGEYYAIPGLVVSGVIPVTIGWVLSTVFADAAPPDKLHGMMIAAIGWLAIAAFGSLPFLTTAWIVTLAPAGLETPPPESVDALTSPLNALFESMSGFTGTGLTMITDEGSLPRTLQWWRSIIEWVGGVGVIVLTTAILARPGSGSLTVYEGEARSQKIHPSIVSTVRTIWWIFLLFTSIAILSLWLAGMPPWQAINHGMTGISTGGFSVIDGSIGAYDSVVIEVVLLPIMIAGGIAFPIHYLVLQGDLRGLYTDVQTRWLAAVLLLGSAALWLSVSTAYDSVTDALRYGVFQFVSAVTAAGFQTATDPTPLSLGDWPTSALLTLVFAMVVGAAAGSTAGGIKLIRLIMLVKGIRFRVSYVFYPDSTVHRFRIDDRVLDEEDGPREFGEAAIIALLWFVFLAVSVFVLLATLPSGAYPLEQILFEIASAQGNVGLSTGITGPHSLPTAGKVAFILNMWIGRLEIIPILVTLRALFWRGGIYE, from the coding sequence ATGAGAACCACAGTGGCACCGATCGGACGCGATCTCGGGTGGATGCTGCGGGTTTTCGGGGGGCTGGTCCTGGTATCGATCCTCGTTCCGCTCGTCTGGGGCGAGTATTACGCGATTCCCGGCCTCGTCGTCTCGGGGGTGATACCGGTAACGATCGGGTGGGTGCTCTCGACAGTGTTCGCCGATGCCGCTCCGCCGGACAAACTCCACGGCATGATGATCGCTGCCATCGGCTGGCTCGCCATCGCAGCGTTCGGCTCGCTGCCCTTTCTTACGACCGCCTGGATCGTGACGCTCGCGCCTGCCGGACTCGAGACACCACCCCCAGAGAGCGTCGACGCACTTACGAGTCCGCTGAACGCTCTCTTCGAGAGTATGAGCGGGTTCACCGGAACGGGGTTGACCATGATCACAGACGAGGGCTCGCTCCCCCGGACGCTACAATGGTGGCGGAGTATAATCGAATGGGTCGGTGGCGTTGGTGTGATCGTGCTGACGACAGCGATCCTCGCCCGTCCGGGGAGTGGTTCGTTGACAGTGTACGAAGGCGAAGCGCGATCACAGAAGATACACCCGAGTATCGTCTCGACCGTCCGCACTATCTGGTGGATCTTCCTGCTTTTCACGTCGATCGCGATCCTGTCGCTCTGGCTGGCCGGAATGCCACCGTGGCAGGCGATCAATCACGGCATGACGGGTATTTCGACTGGCGGTTTCTCGGTCATCGACGGTTCGATCGGCGCATACGACAGCGTCGTCATCGAAGTCGTTTTGCTCCCGATCATGATCGCTGGCGGCATTGCGTTCCCGATCCACTACCTCGTCCTCCAGGGGGATCTGCGAGGGCTGTACACGGACGTGCAGACGCGATGGTTGGCCGCGGTTCTCCTGCTCGGATCGGCGGCGCTCTGGCTATCGGTCTCGACAGCGTACGATTCGGTCACGGACGCGCTCCGATACGGCGTCTTCCAGTTCGTCTCAGCAGTGACCGCCGCGGGCTTCCAGACGGCGACCGATCCGACGCCCCTCTCGCTGGGGGACTGGCCCACGAGTGCGCTTCTCACGCTGGTCTTCGCGATGGTCGTCGGTGCCGCCGCCGGCTCTACCGCGGGCGGCATCAAACTCATTCGATTGATAATGCTGGTGAAAGGGATCCGATTTCGAGTCTCCTACGTCTTCTACCCCGACAGTACCGTCCATCGGTTTCGGATCGACGACCGCGTCCTCGACGAGGAAGACGGCCCTCGAGAGTTCGGAGAAGCGGCGATCATCGCGCTTCTCTGGTTCGTCTTCCTCGCGGTGAGCGTCTTCGTCCTTTTAGCGACGCTCCCGAGCGGGGCCTATCCGCTGGAACAGATCCTCTTCGAAATCGCGAGTGCACAGGGGAATGTCGGTCTCTCGACCGGGATCACCGGTCCCCACTCGCTGCCGACGGCTGGCAAGGTCGCGTTCATCCTGAACATGTGGATCGGGCGACTCGAGATCATTCCCATCCTCGTGACGCTTCGCGCACTCTTTTGGCGGGGTGGTATCTACGAATGA
- a CDS encoding potassium channel family protein: MHFIVVGAGNVGRLLVDIASRSRNDVVVVEHDVTRANDIANEYDCLVLNEDATREETLKEAGAARADALISTRELDATNLFVCLLATELGIPTVVSVLHQPEHRELFRKMGVNAVKSPDQLAAESLYRTARQPAIIDYMPVEDDAEVFEIKVSDAAPIAGKTLEDARSGGLIPDDVLVVAVVPQDGSGPRIARSTTEIGAGDRLAVYSGRGTDPAVTDLFGFFDDYR; this comes from the coding sequence ATGCACTTCATCGTCGTCGGGGCAGGGAATGTCGGACGCCTGCTAGTGGATATTGCATCACGATCTCGAAACGACGTGGTGGTCGTCGAGCACGACGTGACGAGAGCGAACGACATCGCGAACGAGTACGATTGCCTGGTCCTCAACGAGGACGCGACGAGGGAGGAGACGCTCAAAGAGGCGGGCGCTGCTCGGGCCGATGCGCTCATCTCGACGCGCGAACTGGACGCAACGAACCTGTTCGTCTGTCTACTCGCAACCGAACTCGGGATTCCGACCGTCGTGTCCGTTCTGCACCAACCCGAACACCGGGAACTGTTCCGCAAGATGGGCGTCAACGCGGTCAAAAGCCCCGACCAACTCGCCGCCGAATCGCTCTACCGGACGGCACGACAGCCCGCGATTATCGACTACATGCCCGTCGAAGACGATGCGGAAGTCTTCGAGATCAAGGTCTCCGACGCCGCACCGATCGCCGGAAAGACCCTCGAGGACGCCAGATCGGGGGGCTTGATTCCCGACGATGTACTCGTGGTCGCTGTCGTCCCCCAGGACGGCAGCGGGCCACGGATCGCTCGGTCGACAACCGAAATCGGGGCCGGAGATCGGCTCGCCGTCTACTCCGGACGCGGGACCGATCCGGCGGTGACGGATCTCTTCGGATTCTTCGACGATTACCGATGA
- a CDS encoding SDR family NAD(P)-dependent oxidoreductase, with the protein MPDDTIFVTGASQGLGREIAVAFADEGANVVLAARSDGIYETEDLIDAPERTLAVETDVTDPDSVENAIDETIETFGGLDCLVNNAGIAGPTAPLEVTSDDEWLETLDVNVVGVARVTRAAAPHLRESERGSVVNISSIGGKRPYANRGPYAASKMGLIGVTRALAAEFGDDGVTVNAICPGPVEGDRIRGVFERQAEEAGVPVEAVEGEVRESLMIDDLVPPEEVADMAVHLASEASRHVTGQDINVSSGGAWY; encoded by the coding sequence ATACCAGACGACACTATATTCGTCACGGGCGCGAGTCAGGGACTGGGCCGAGAAATCGCCGTCGCGTTCGCAGACGAGGGTGCAAACGTCGTCCTCGCAGCCAGAAGCGACGGGATCTACGAGACCGAAGACCTGATCGACGCCCCCGAGCGGACGCTGGCGGTCGAGACGGACGTGACCGATCCCGACTCGGTCGAAAACGCCATCGACGAGACGATCGAGACCTTCGGCGGGCTGGACTGTCTCGTGAACAACGCCGGGATCGCCGGCCCCACCGCGCCGCTCGAGGTGACGAGCGACGACGAGTGGCTCGAGACGCTCGATGTCAACGTCGTCGGCGTGGCACGTGTCACGCGGGCAGCGGCCCCGCACCTGCGCGAGTCCGAGCGAGGTAGCGTCGTCAACATCTCCTCGATCGGCGGCAAGCGACCCTACGCCAACCGGGGGCCGTACGCCGCCTCGAAGATGGGGCTGATCGGCGTGACCCGCGCGCTGGCGGCCGAGTTCGGCGACGACGGCGTCACAGTCAACGCGATCTGTCCCGGTCCGGTCGAGGGCGATCGCATTCGGGGTGTCTTCGAGCGACAGGCCGAGGAGGCGGGCGTCCCCGTCGAGGCCGTCGAAGGCGAGGTCCGCGAGAGCCTCATGATCGACGATCTGGTCCCGCCCGAGGAGGTCGCCGACATGGCCGTCCACCTCGCGAGCGAGGCGTCGCGCCACGTCACGGGACAGGACATCAACGTCTCGTCGGGCGGGGCCTGGTACTAA
- a CDS encoding Hsp20/alpha crystallin family protein encodes MRRNPFDEIEEMLDRVSSQVEEGMTAGGLQVPGSVPVDVADTGEEFVVTADLPGYETDDIELTLADGTLRLEAARTDEVEDAESRYIRRERTETTASRRIRLPEPVDEEGVAAGFENGVLTVHLPKVSEGEDSKRIDIE; translated from the coding sequence ATGCGACGAAATCCGTTCGACGAGATCGAGGAGATGCTCGACCGCGTGAGCAGTCAGGTCGAGGAGGGGATGACCGCCGGCGGGCTCCAGGTCCCCGGTTCGGTGCCGGTCGACGTCGCCGACACCGGCGAGGAGTTCGTCGTCACGGCCGACCTGCCCGGCTACGAGACTGACGACATCGAACTGACGCTCGCGGACGGAACGTTGCGCCTCGAGGCCGCCCGGACCGACGAGGTCGAGGACGCCGAGAGCCGGTATATCCGCCGCGAGCGGACCGAGACTACCGCGAGTCGTCGGATCCGCCTGCCGGAGCCGGTCGACGAGGAGGGGGTCGCCGCCGGCTTCGAGAACGGCGTGCTGACGGTCCACCTCCCGAAGGTTTCGGAGGGCGAGGACTCGAAACGGATCGACATCGAGTAG
- a CDS encoding peroxiredoxin codes for MALDAGDDAPTVTAPNQDGEDVTLSFESPTVLYFYPKDDTPGCTVEANQFQRELETYREAGVDVYGVSLDDVDSHRAFCDSEGLEFDLLADPDAEIADAFGVELRDSGVTTRTTFLLADGEVQAAYDGVDPDGHAREVLLDALEDGLVTLPE; via the coding sequence ATGGCACTCGATGCAGGCGACGACGCGCCGACCGTAACGGCACCGAACCAGGACGGCGAGGACGTCACCCTCTCGTTCGAATCGCCGACGGTCCTGTATTTCTATCCGAAAGACGACACCCCCGGCTGTACGGTCGAAGCCAACCAGTTCCAACGCGAACTCGAGACCTACCGCGAGGCTGGCGTCGACGTCTACGGCGTCTCGCTCGACGACGTCGACTCCCACCGTGCGTTCTGCGATTCGGAGGGACTCGAGTTCGATCTGCTCGCGGACCCAGACGCCGAAATCGCCGACGCTTTCGGCGTCGAACTGCGCGATAGCGGCGTGACGACGCGGACGACGTTCCTGCTCGCCGACGGCGAGGTACAGGCCGCTTACGACGGCGTCGACCCCGACGGCCACGCCCGCGAGGTGCTGCTCGACGCGCTCGAGGACGGCCTCGTGACGCTGCCGGAGTGA
- the pheA gene encoding prephenate dehydratase, with protein MAAVTLGPEGTYSHRATTAVADDGEIDFRQSVTAIVDAVDSGEYDRGVIPIENSIEGSVTESLDALAEYDVAVVREIVTPIRHALLAQGPEFDTVASHSQALAQCRSYLEREYPDATLEAVASTAQGVEFARDDPSVAGIGHPANAEDGVDLEVLAEDIQDQDSNATRFFAIAPAAERSTGGGKTSLVVYPNANYPGLLLELLEPFADRDINLTRVESRPSGQRLGDYVFHVDFEAGLYESRTQAAIADLEELAEKGWVKRLGSYDTEHVVE; from the coding sequence ATGGCTGCAGTCACGCTGGGACCCGAAGGGACCTACTCACACCGAGCGACGACGGCGGTCGCCGACGACGGCGAGATCGACTTCCGCCAGTCGGTCACGGCGATCGTCGACGCCGTCGACAGCGGCGAGTACGACCGCGGCGTCATTCCGATCGAGAATAGCATCGAAGGCTCGGTCACCGAGAGCCTCGACGCCCTCGCGGAGTACGACGTCGCCGTCGTCCGCGAGATCGTCACGCCAATCAGACACGCCCTGCTGGCACAAGGACCCGAGTTCGACACCGTCGCGAGCCACTCACAGGCGCTCGCACAGTGTCGCTCCTACCTCGAGCGAGAGTATCCCGACGCCACGCTCGAGGCCGTCGCGAGTACGGCCCAGGGCGTCGAGTTCGCCCGCGACGATCCGTCGGTCGCGGGGATCGGTCACCCGGCCAACGCCGAGGACGGCGTCGACCTCGAGGTTCTGGCCGAGGACATTCAGGATCAGGACTCGAACGCGACGCGCTTTTTCGCGATCGCGCCCGCCGCGGAGCGCTCGACTGGCGGCGGCAAGACCTCGCTGGTGGTCTACCCCAACGCCAACTACCCCGGCCTGCTACTCGAGTTGCTCGAGCCGTTCGCGGACCGCGATATCAACCTGACTCGCGTCGAGTCGCGACCGAGCGGGCAGCGACTCGGCGACTACGTCTTCCACGTCGACTTCGAGGCGGGTCTCTACGAGTCCCGAACGCAGGCGGCGATCGCGGACCTCGAGGAACTGGCCGAGAAGGGGTGGGTCAAGCGGCTGGGTTCGTACGATACCGAACACGTCGTCGAGTAG